The Ananas comosus cultivar F153 linkage group 22, ASM154086v1, whole genome shotgun sequence genome segment taaatgggagaaaattaataatactgaGAGCATTACGTGACTTGAACTCAGGACCTTCTGTTCTGATATCATGCGAAACAACCATTATACTTTAAAAGTTAAAAGCTTTAATTTTTCGAgaatagtatttatatatttatatatttaatactttttttatgTGTGGGCTTGAGACTTTttttaaatggaaaaaaaatcaataatgcTAACAGCAAGCCTGGCGTGATTCAAACTCAGGACCTTCTgttctgatatcatgtgaaataaccgttatactctaaaaatttaagccgttagaaaacggtgtttatatatttttatatttaacattaagTATGGTGAAATTTCGCTTTCGCGAGAGGGAGATTGATCTGAAATGTAGTTTTGGCATGCAGTGTCATGTATGATTAAGTATTTCAATAACATAAGCTGGAAAGCACAAAACATGAAGAAACGAGATCGACTTATATCGACAACCAGATAATTGTAATTCGTAGAGATAAGCGTGGAGAGAACTTTACTTTAGTGAAACAGATTCATTTACCTCAGCTTCCCAATCAGTTTTCCAAATCATATATAGCAGAATCCAGGTCTGTAGCGCAGTTCCGCAGAGCATGCCGGCCCAGATCCCCTGAGATCATTCACATCGAATTGTTTCGAAAGTTTACGGCCACAATCCATGCATAAGCAACAAGATAGATAGATTGAAGTTCATGTAGAGAGCTCCTTGAGAAATGTCAACAAAATTTTGTTACCTGGAGTCCCCAGTGTAACACAAAGCCAAGAAAGAATCCGAGAGGAAGCCCAAATATATAATAGCAACAGAGATTAATGTATGCAACTAGGGCCTGCCACCCACCTCCAATAGCAACTCCTGCGTCGCAATAGCGCATTCGACCGAGATGCGAGAATCAAAGTAACAAAAGATTGTGTAATACAATCAAGCAAAAAAAC includes the following:
- the LOC109727269 gene encoding protein DETOXIFICATION 34-like, coding for MRYCDAGVAIGGGWQALVAYINLCCYYIFGLPLGFFLGFVLHWGLQGIWAGMLCGTALQTWILLYMIWKTDWEAEAAKASERLQLWGGEER